The stretch of DNA TGGCGAAATCCGCGCCAGAGCGCTGCTTGGCCAGCAGGACCTCGACGTCGTGCTCTTCGCTGGGTGACTCCGGATGCCGGGCGGGGTACGCCGCGACACCCACCGCAACCTTGCCCGCACACAGCAGGGCCGACCGGCGTTGCTCCACACGGCGGATCAGTTCGATCAGGTCCTGGGCGTATCGCAGGGAGCCGTTGACGGGCTGGCTTGCATCGTTGGGAAGGTCGCCGCGGAGGGCGAGGATCCCGCGCACACCGGTGTCCAGCAGCTGCCCGATGATGCCGGCGAGCTGCTCGGGGGTGTTGCCCACGCAAGTGAGGTGCGCCAGCGGCCGGAGGGTGGTTTCCAGGAGGAGCCGGTCGATCAGTTCGATGGCCGTGTTCCGGTTGGACCCGCTGGCACCGTACGTGACGGAAACGTAGTCCGGTTCCGTGGTTTCCAGTTCCCGGATGGTGGTCCACAGCGTCTCGGCAGCGGCCGGCGAACGGGGCGGAAACAGTTCGTAGGACAGCGCCACCGGGGC from Pseudarthrobacter chlorophenolicus A6 encodes:
- a CDS encoding methylenetetrahydrofolate reductase yields the protein MSPPSLIDPQPKLSDAAPVALSYELFPPRSPAAAETLWTTIRELETTEPDYVSVTYGASGSNRNTAIELIDRLLLETTLRPLAHLTCVGNTPEQLAGIIGQLLDTGVRGILALRGDLPNDASQPVNGSLRYAQDLIELIRRVEQRRSALLCAGKVAVGVAAYPARHPESPSEEHDVEVLLAKQRSGADFAISQVFFHSSQYSDLLARARRAGVTIPIIPGVMPFTSLRRVKRLGELAGVEPSAELIERLAAADTDIERVRVGVDATVDLANAALDAGAPGIHLYTFNEHQSALEVLDKLSLPRHSRAGSRTAAARAELAS